One part of the Hyalangium gracile genome encodes these proteins:
- a CDS encoding EF-Tu C-terminal domain-related protein, which translates to ENQLRFAVREGGRTVGSGVVAEVIE; encoded by the coding sequence GAGAACCAGCTGCGCTTCGCCGTCCGTGAGGGCGGTCGCACGGTGGGTTCTGGCGTCGTGGCCGAGGTCATCGAGTAA